The genomic stretch TATCAGTCTGATGCATCAGATTACGATGCTGCACAGAAATTGGTAGAAGATGTAATGGCTGAGTTTGGTAAAATAGATATCTTGGTAAACAATGCAGGAATTACCAAAGATAATCTTCTGATGAGAATGTCAAAAGACGATTGGGATACGATTATTAAGGTTAATTTAGATTCGGTATTCAACCTTACTAAAGCGGTAATTAAGCCGATGATGAAAGCTAAATCAGGCTCTATTATCAATATGACTTCTGTAGTGGGCGTAAAAGGAAATGCTGGGCAGGCAAACTATGCTGCTTCAAAAGCTGGAGTTATAGGATTTACAAAATCTGTTGCTTTAGAATTAGGTTCCAGAAACATTCGTTGTAATGCAATTGCACCTGGATTTATTGAAACTGAAATGACCGCTGCGCTAGACGAAAAAACCGTACAGGGATGGAGAGAAGGTATTCCTTTGAAAAGAGGAGGACAGCCTGAAGATGTAGCCAATGCTTGCGTTTTCTTTGGTAGCGAGATGTCTTCTTATATTTCTGGTCAGGTTTTAAACGTTGACGGCGGAATGTTAACTTAATAAAGCTTTATTCTAAAATATAATCCCTTTCATATACTTTATGGAAGGGATTTTTTATTATTCGGAATCGATGTAGTTTCGAAGCCATATTTGAAGATCTTTTTCAGGAGACAGATTGATCTTCTTCCTAAAATGATAACGGTTGTTTTCTATTGTTTTAATAGCCTTAAAAGTATAATCTGCAATTTCTTTTGTTGTAAACCCCAGATATATATAAGCTGCAAAAGTGAGTTCGCTGGGCTTCAGACTTTCATTGAGTTTAAGCATTTTGGACTGAAATTTTGGGTAAACCTCTTGAAATCTAGTATAAAATGACGGATTATTATCCTTTGCCAGCTTTATAATTTCTTCGAAAGCCTCGTTTATCTGTTGTTTCAGTTTATGCGTTTCCTGCTCGGTGATTTCTTTTTCTTTAAGCAGTTTTTGAGCAATTTCAATAGATTTAAGATTCTTAGATTTCGATTTTTTTAGAAGATAAATAATAAATGCGGTGATAAAAATGAGTACAGCAATAATGATTAAGGTTGTTCTCTGCATTTTTTCTGCTTCGAGCGTATGCTTTATTTTTTCTTCTTTCATTGCTTCATTTAGTACAAAATCTCTTTCTTTTTTCATTCTGTCATCCAATATTTTATTGGTTTTAAGATAGAGATCCTGATAATATTTGGCGTCTGTTACAATTCCCTGAGAAATTTTTAATTCTGCAATTTTTTTGTACAGTTCACTCAGAATATCTGGAAAATTGTGTTGATCAAAATTCTCTAAAGCCAGATCATAAAAACGTTGAGCTTTAGAATAATCTTTTTGAGCAGTAAATAGATTTCCCAAGCCGATTAATGCTTCAATTTTGCAGGGATGTATTTTATTATTAAAATGGCTTAATGATTTCTTATAATAATACTGGGCAGAGTCTGCTTTCTCTTGATTCAGATAATAATTTCCAAAGCCAAGGCACGAGCAGCCTTTTTGAATATAAGCGTCCTGTACATTGATTTTTTTGATAATGGCATCTTCTTTTTTCAGAAAGTAATGCATAGAATCCGGTTTATCAATATTCTCATAAATGTAGCTCAAATGAGAATAAACAGTACTTTCTGTAAGAAGATCTGTTGTTGTTTTGTTGGTCTTTGTTTTTAAGATTTCCAGAGCTTCTCTATAGTTTTTAAATGATAAGGTATAAAGCTCAAGAAGTAAGTAATTTCCTGCCAGTAAAGAGGAAATATTTGCAGAATGTGTTTTATCAGTTTCTAGATAAGAAGAATATTTTTGCGCTTTTTTTGCATAATCAATGCTCTCTTTAAACTTTGCCTGATCGTAGTAATAGGAAGCAAGATAAAAATTGCCATAAGATAATCCTTTCTCGTTTTTTGAAGGAGTCGAAAGCTTAAGAAGCTTTTGAGAAGCCTCCAGCATCTGATCAGATTTTCCTGATCGTTGAATAATACTGATTTGCTTGACTAAAAAATCAATGTCAGACTGATTTTGAGCATGAAAAAAATTACTCAAAAAAATTAAGGCAAATAAATATTTGTACGAATGGAGATAACCCATTGAGATAATTTGGTATTATAAATCATAAAAATCAAAATCATTGCCCAAAAACCTATTATTCATGGGTGTTACCGTGTTTTTTTGATCCTGTATTTTTACACAATTTTTGTGCCAATGAAACCGGACTCTTGAAATGCTTATTGCGTTGGTGACTTATTTTAAATAAATCTACATCTGTATAAATGTGCCATATTTATAGTGAAGAAATAAGAAATAACAGTTCATGGTGTCGATGTTGAGAGATTTATCTAAAAAAAGATTTAAAAAATATACTTTTAGAAAAAATAAAAAATCTCCGGAATTTCTAAACCCAGTTGTTTAAAAATCTCCAGAGATTAGTTTTCTCCATCATTCGGATTTCAGTTTTTGAACGGTACAAATAGACGGAAAAGTAAAAAAATAGACAAAATATCTTGCCCTCATTTTGCCCTCTATTTCGATAAAACCTTTTGAATAAAGGTTTTATAGGATTTTAAAAATTATTAATACAATCCTAATTTACAAAAGGAGAGCATATAATTAATCATTATAAACCTGGTTTTCCTGCTCCTGAACCCTAATAAAAGTCGTTCTTTTAGACAGTTCTTTCAAAGTTGAAGCGCCTACATACGTGCAGGTAGAGCGTACACCACCCAAAATATCTTTCACCGTTTCTATCACTCCACCTTTATAGGGAACTTTCACTGTTTTACCTTCCGAGGCTCTGTATTCTGCAACACCACCGGAGTGTTTATCCATTGCTGTCTTTGAACTCATTCCGTAAAATAGTTTGAATTTTTTACCGTTTTCTTCAACCATTTCGCCACCACTTTCATCATGACCGGCAAACATTCCGCCAAGCATCACAAAATCTGCTCCGCCACCAAAAGCTTTCGCTACATCACCCGGAACTTTGCAACCTCCGTCTGCGATAATATGACCCTTCAGGCCATGGGCGGCATCAGAACATTCAATTATTGCCGATAACTGCGGATATCCTACCCCGGTTTTTACCCTTGTTGTACATACCGAACCGGGACCGATACCTACTTTTATAATGTCTGCGCCAACCAAAAGAAGTTCTTCCACCATTTCTCCGGTTACCACATTGCCTGCAATAATTATTTTATCGGGAAAATTGGCTCTTGCTTTCTTCACAAATTGCACAAAATGCTCAGAATATCCGTTGGCTACATCAATACAGAGAAACTCTATTTTTGGATGGTTTTCGAGAATAGTTTTTATTTTTTCCTCGTCTGCTTTTCCGGTTCCTGTGCTTAAAGCAATGTATTGATAAATACTTTCGGACTGATTATGTAAGAAATTGCTCCATTCTTCAACGGTATAATGTTTATGAATCGCAGTAATTATCTTTTCTTTGGACAGCTCAACGGCCATTTCAAATGTTCCCACCGTATCCATATTAGCTGCGATGATGGGCGTACCTTTCCACTTTTTTTGAGTATGAAGAAAGGTAAACTCGCGGTTTAAATCTACTTCTGAGCGAGATTTTAAAGTAGAACGTTTTGGTCTGAACATCACGTCTTTAAAACCAAGCTTTATATCATTTTCTATTCGCATAATTTGGAAATTATTTTAAATAAAATTAGGAAAAAGATTAATAGAAAAGCTTAAAAGAAATGATTTTATAGATTAATTAACTATAAACTTACAGCATT from Chryseobacterium indoltheticum encodes the following:
- the fabG gene encoding 3-oxoacyl-[acyl-carrier-protein] reductase, translated to MKLLEGKVALITGATRGIGKGIAEIFAQHGAKVAFTYAGSVEKAKELETALSSVTQIKGYQSDASDYDAAQKLVEDVMAEFGKIDILVNNAGITKDNLLMRMSKDDWDTIIKVNLDSVFNLTKAVIKPMMKAKSGSIINMTSVVGVKGNAGQANYAASKAGVIGFTKSVALELGSRNIRCNAIAPGFIETEMTAALDEKTVQGWREGIPLKRGGQPEDVANACVFFGSEMSSYISGQVLNVDGGMLT
- a CDS encoding tetratricopeptide repeat protein; translated protein: MGYLHSYKYLFALIFLSNFFHAQNQSDIDFLVKQISIIQRSGKSDQMLEASQKLLKLSTPSKNEKGLSYGNFYLASYYYDQAKFKESIDYAKKAQKYSSYLETDKTHSANISSLLAGNYLLLELYTLSFKNYREALEILKTKTNKTTTDLLTESTVYSHLSYIYENIDKPDSMHYFLKKEDAIIKKINVQDAYIQKGCSCLGFGNYYLNQEKADSAQYYYKKSLSHFNNKIHPCKIEALIGLGNLFTAQKDYSKAQRFYDLALENFDQHNFPDILSELYKKIAELKISQGIVTDAKYYQDLYLKTNKILDDRMKKERDFVLNEAMKEEKIKHTLEAEKMQRTTLIIIAVLIFITAFIIYLLKKSKSKNLKSIEIAQKLLKEKEITEQETHKLKQQINEAFEEIIKLAKDNNPSFYTRFQEVYPKFQSKMLKLNESLKPSELTFAAYIYLGFTTKEIADYTFKAIKTIENNRYHFRKKINLSPEKDLQIWLRNYIDSE
- a CDS encoding GMP reductase; the encoded protein is MRIENDIKLGFKDVMFRPKRSTLKSRSEVDLNREFTFLHTQKKWKGTPIIAANMDTVGTFEMAVELSKEKIITAIHKHYTVEEWSNFLHNQSESIYQYIALSTGTGKADEEKIKTILENHPKIEFLCIDVANGYSEHFVQFVKKARANFPDKIIIAGNVVTGEMVEELLLVGADIIKVGIGPGSVCTTRVKTGVGYPQLSAIIECSDAAHGLKGHIIADGGCKVPGDVAKAFGGGADFVMLGGMFAGHDESGGEMVEENGKKFKLFYGMSSKTAMDKHSGGVAEYRASEGKTVKVPYKGGVIETVKDILGGVRSTCTYVGASTLKELSKRTTFIRVQEQENQVYND